From a single Candidatus Brevundimonas phytovorans genomic region:
- a CDS encoding fused MFS/spermidine synthase has protein sequence MTDSTMTTALRKSDAITPALFAVAIFTSASLVFVVQPMAAKLILPMLGGSPSVWNTSMVFFQTALLIGYGYAHLLQRVRSLKGQAVIHLCLLLAAALFLPLQISGLLGEPDPAAPTAWLLATLALSVGAPFAVLSATAPLLQAWYARVRAGHADGQNPYVLYAASNLGSFLALLAYPALIEPLMSLSSQRTGWTGGYGLFVLLVVGLAVAVWRRRVQDAPEPAPLAVSATIPWREKGILVLLAAAPSSLMLGVTAHLSTDVASAPFLWVAPLALYLLTFVIAFQARPWISLPTTLVIQAALGAIVVSLVGMATGHWLLLLLGHLAAFFFTALMCHQRLAARRPAPDRLTEFYLLLSLGGVVGGAFNALIAPAIFNGVWEYPLVMVLVGLARPWGDGALSRREIILLLIGIATAAAPPIILEIMRYNPEFRALLSDQARLQMVQFILGGAAICAFLVRDRAILFTIVIAVITLSAHHVARGYDWNLTERSFFGVMRVAVTRDDGMGGDVHVLMHGTTLHGAQARAPGFACMPTMYYAPATPLGQAAQRIQQRTPAAKIGIVGQGSGAMAAYKRAEDEMTFFEIDPMVDRVSRDPSWFTYISKCADGPIRTVLGDARLTMAKEAPGTYDLLVIDAFSSDAVPTHLLTVEAIQGYLNLLKPDGVVVLHLSNRNLEITMPAVAAARQLGAADLHQIYIERPDAPEMAEASTEALALSRTPEGLADFKGDGRWRKLAPTEVRPWTDDYVNLFGALVRQMKGHG, from the coding sequence ATGACCGATTCCACCATGACGACGGCCCTTCGCAAGTCTGATGCGATAACACCCGCGCTGTTCGCCGTCGCCATCTTCACGTCGGCGTCGCTGGTTTTTGTGGTCCAACCCATGGCCGCCAAGCTGATCCTGCCCATGCTGGGCGGGTCGCCGTCGGTTTGGAACACCTCCATGGTCTTTTTCCAGACGGCGCTGCTGATCGGCTACGGCTACGCCCACCTGTTGCAGCGGGTCCGGTCGCTGAAGGGCCAGGCCGTCATCCATCTTTGCCTCCTGCTGGCCGCAGCCCTCTTCCTGCCCTTACAGATCAGCGGCCTGTTGGGCGAGCCAGATCCCGCCGCGCCCACGGCCTGGCTGCTGGCTACGCTGGCCCTGTCGGTCGGGGCGCCGTTCGCGGTTCTGTCGGCCACCGCGCCCCTGCTTCAGGCCTGGTATGCGCGAGTTCGCGCCGGTCATGCGGACGGCCAGAACCCCTATGTGCTCTATGCGGCCTCCAACCTCGGGAGCTTCCTGGCCCTCCTCGCCTACCCGGCCCTGATCGAGCCGCTGATGTCCCTGTCGAGCCAAAGGACAGGCTGGACCGGCGGTTACGGCCTGTTCGTCCTGCTGGTGGTGGGACTGGCCGTCGCGGTCTGGCGTCGCCGGGTTCAGGACGCACCCGAGCCCGCGCCCCTGGCCGTCAGCGCAACCATCCCCTGGCGCGAGAAGGGCATACTGGTCCTGCTGGCCGCCGCCCCGTCCAGCCTGATGCTGGGCGTCACCGCCCACCTGTCAACCGACGTGGCCTCGGCGCCCTTCCTGTGGGTCGCGCCTCTGGCCCTCTATCTGCTGACCTTTGTCATCGCCTTCCAGGCCAGGCCCTGGATCAGCCTGCCGACGACGCTTGTGATCCAGGCTGCCTTGGGCGCCATTGTCGTCAGCCTGGTCGGCATGGCCACGGGCCATTGGCTGCTGCTCTTGCTCGGGCATCTGGCGGCCTTCTTCTTTACGGCCCTGATGTGCCACCAGCGGCTGGCGGCCCGGCGGCCGGCGCCGGATCGTCTGACCGAATTCTATCTGTTGCTGTCGCTGGGCGGCGTCGTTGGCGGGGCGTTCAACGCCCTGATCGCGCCGGCCATCTTCAATGGCGTCTGGGAATACCCCTTGGTCATGGTGCTGGTCGGTCTGGCCCGCCCCTGGGGCGACGGCGCCCTGTCACGGCGCGAGATCATCCTTCTGTTGATCGGCATCGCCACGGCAGCGGCGCCGCCGATCATCCTCGAGATCATGCGCTATAATCCCGAGTTCCGCGCCCTGCTCAGCGATCAGGCGCGGCTGCAGATGGTGCAGTTCATTCTGGGCGGCGCAGCGATCTGCGCCTTTCTGGTGCGCGACCGTGCGATCCTGTTCACCATCGTCATCGCCGTCATCACCCTGTCCGCCCACCACGTCGCGAGGGGCTATGACTGGAACCTGACAGAGCGCAGCTTCTTCGGCGTCATGCGTGTCGCCGTCACGCGAGACGATGGCATGGGCGGCGATGTGCACGTCCTGATGCACGGCACCACCCTGCATGGCGCCCAGGCGCGGGCGCCGGGCTTCGCCTGCATGCCGACCATGTACTATGCACCCGCCACGCCACTGGGTCAGGCGGCCCAGCGCATCCAGCAGCGCACACCCGCCGCCAAGATCGGCATCGTGGGTCAAGGCTCGGGGGCCATGGCCGCCTACAAGCGCGCCGAAGACGAGATGACCTTCTTCGAAATCGACCCCATGGTGGACCGCGTGTCGCGCGATCCGTCCTGGTTCACCTATATCTCGAAATGCGCCGACGGCCCGATCCGTACCGTTCTGGGCGACGCCCGCCTGACCATGGCCAAGGAGGCGCCCGGAACCTATGACCTGCTGGTCATCGACGCCTTTTCGTCAGACGCCGTGCCGACGCATCTGCTGACGGTCGAGGCGATCCAGGGCTATCTGAACCTGCTGAAGCCCGACGGCGTGGTGGTGCTGCATCTGTCCAACCGCAACCTCGAGATCACCATGCCGGCCGTCGCCGCCGCACGCCAGCTAGGCGCCGCAGACCTGCATCAAATCTATATAGAGCGGCCCGACGCGCCTGAAATGGCCGAGGCCTCCACCGAAGCCCTGGCCCTATCACGCACGCCCGAAGGCCTGGCCGACTTCAAGGGCGACGGGCGCTGGCGCAAGCTGGCCCCGACCGAGGTGCGGCCCTGGACCGACGACTACGTCAACCTGTTCGGCGCCTTGGTCCGCCAGATGAAGGGACACGGCTAG